Proteins from a single region of Xenopus laevis strain J_2021 chromosome 9_10S, Xenopus_laevis_v10.1, whole genome shotgun sequence:
- the LOC108704211 gene encoding uncharacterized protein C16orf96 isoform X3, which yields MSGSVSFRELVNLAIGSPELGAVNFNALHSLLHGLLDHLQLGDKRKTLSLEEREFIQPVRPVSEDLATKDARPTSLFHQLQDKMTKMEARLEHLDSLPTSDSLLQRSQQEKQPVQEMWQLIQLRRKVEMNEDGVHKAMGAFQELLSTFNGLKETTTQLQDNLGALKGFVAQMNINDIERRLQELEGQSRNIPVMADKLAAVSNRLMSYPESSEVLTWGSLHGSLTDHQRAEFGMSEEQKQREAKHILSSLGQLPGRHEGLELKVQTLEVELRRLEDEISNKGVPEDLLEQLRSLREDVDTISIANKKGADDLWDMQNSLRQLNLGLQQLQSRTDSLAADLAETATLQGQISELDRKKLDREELTIELSTLSRSDLDSIHKNMEELWRTLKKHLSAGDQYDPDGAAGSRKRLFEKVKCISCDRPVTMATGPHLVTVRAANLVPRNQLNGAEMSRERNSGDPAEVAEPEFQYSLPPRPHTAFSHHPKTSRAKSLATVLTYGDPGQALYKNCEVDVMGVDGIMYRGRLDRTLPSYPPERDPSGVRSPQPPGRMERSRSATPLHRHSGHSHDSPHGSKRPQSHTSFTPRSAFHVPTVPPSDTPNPLQLSDS from the exons ATGTCTGGCTCTGTGAGCTTCAGGGAGTTGGTTAATCTGGCCATAGGGTCTCCTGAGCTTGGAGCAGTAAATTTCAATGCCCTCCACTCGCTGCTCCATGGACTTCTGGATCATCTGCAGCTGGGAGACAAGAGGAAAACTTTGTCCCTGGAGGAGAGAGAGTTCATACAGCCTGTAAGACCTGTCAGTGAAGACTTGGCCACAAAAGATGCGAGGCCAACCTCCCTGTTCCACCAGTTACAGGACAAGATGACCAAAATGGAGGCCAGACTAGAGCATCTGGACTCCTTGCCCACTTCCGACAGTCTCCTCCAGCGCAGCCAGCAGGAGAAGCAGCCAGTTCAGGAGATGTGGCAGCTGATCCAGCTCAGGAGGAAAGTGGAGATGAATGAAGATGGGGTGCATAAG GCTATGGGTGCCTTCCAGGAACTGCTCAGCACCTTCAACGGCCTTAAAGAGACCACCACACAGTTACAGGACAACCTTGGGGCCTTGAAAGGGTTTGTGGCTCAG ATGAATATTAATGACATTGAGCGGAGACTGCAGGAGCTGGAAGGGCAGAGTCGGAACATCCCTGTGATGGCAGATAAACTG GCGGCTGTGTCCAATAGGTTGATGTCCTACCCTGAGTCCTCAGAGGTTCTGACCTGGGGATCCCTCCATGGATCTCTGACTGATCAC CAGAGAGCAGAGTTTGGAATGAGTGAGGAGCAGAAGCAGCGAGAGGCCAAACACATTCTCAGCTCCCTGGGGCAACTCCCTGGCAGACACGAGGGGCTGGAGCTGAAAGTCCAAACACTGGAAGTGGAGCTGAGACGACTGGAGGACGAGATCA GCAATAAGGGGGTCCCGGAGGATTTGTTAGAGCAGCTGCGCAGTCTCCGAGAGGACGTCGACACAATATCCATTGCCAACAAGAAG GGAGCAGATGATTTGTGGGACATGCAGAACTCTCTACGGCAGCTGAACTTGGGTCTCCAACAGCTTCAAAGCAGAACTGACAGTTTGGCGGCAGATCTGGCAGAGACAGCG ACCCTGCAGGGACAGATTAGTGAGCTGGACAGGAAGAAGTTGGACCGGGAGGAACTGACCATAGAGCTCAGCACG CTAAGCCGCTCAGACTTGGACTCCATACACAAGAATATGGAAGAACTGTGGCGGACCCTGAAGAAACACCTCAGTGCTGGAGACCAGTATGACCCAGATGGAGCTGCCGGATCCAGGAA GAGGCTTTTTGAGAAAGTGAAGTGTATCTCTTGTGACCGACCTGTCACCATGGCCACCGGACC GCATCTGGTCACAGTTCGGGCAGCCAATCTTGTCCCACGGAATCAGTTGAATGGAGCAGAAATGAGTAGAGAGAGGAACTCCGG GGACCCCGCGGAGGTGGCAGAACCCGAGTTCCAGTACTCATTGCCCCCCCGTCCCCACACAGCCTTCTCCCACCATCCGAAGACGTCTCGTGCCAAGAGCCTGGCCACTGTCCTTACGTACGGAGACCCCGGGCAGGCCTTGTACAAGAAT TGTGAGGTTGATgtgatgggagttgatgggatCATGTACAGGGGGCGGCTGGACAGGACTCTGCCTTCTTACCCCCCAGAGAGAGACCCCTCAG GTGTGAGGAGCCCCCAGCCTCCTGGCCGAATGGAAAGATCTCGCTCGGCGACACCGTTGCACCGACACTCTGGCCACTCCCACGACTCCCCACATGGCAGCAAAA GGCCCCAGAGTCACACAAGTTTCACCCCTCGCTCAGCTTTCCATGTGCCAACAGTGCCCCCCAGCGACACCCCCAACCCCCTGCAACTCTCCGACTCCTGA
- the LOC108704211 gene encoding uncharacterized protein C16orf96 homolog isoform X4, with amino-acid sequence MSGSVSFRELVNLAIGSPELGAVNFNALHSLLHGLLDHLQLGDKRKTLSLEEREFIQPVRPVSEDLATKDARPTSLFHQLQDKMTKMEARLEHLDSLPTSDSLLQRSQQEKQPVQEMWQLIQLRRKVEMNEDGVHKAMGAFQELLSTFNGLKETTTQLQDNLGALKGFVAQMNINDIERRLQELEGQSRNIPVMADKLAAVSNRLMSYPESSEVLTWGSLHGSLTDHQRAEFGMSEEQKQREAKHILSSLGQLPGRHEGLELKVQTLEVELRRLEDEISNKGVPEDLLEQLRSLREDVDTISIANKKGADDLWDMQNSLRQLNLGLQQLQSRTDSLAADLAETALSRSDLDSIHKNMEELWRTLKKHLSAGDQYDPDGAAGSRKRLFEKVKCISCDRPVTMATGPHLVTVRAANLVPRNQLNGAEMSRERNSGDPAEVAEPEFQYSLPPRPHTAFSHHPKTSRAKSLATVLTYGDPGQALYKNCEVDVMGVDGIMYRGRLDRTLPSYPPERDPSGVRSPQPPGRMERSRSATPLHRHSGHSHDSPHGSKRPQSHTSFTPRSAFHVPTVPPSDTPNPLQLSDS; translated from the exons ATGTCTGGCTCTGTGAGCTTCAGGGAGTTGGTTAATCTGGCCATAGGGTCTCCTGAGCTTGGAGCAGTAAATTTCAATGCCCTCCACTCGCTGCTCCATGGACTTCTGGATCATCTGCAGCTGGGAGACAAGAGGAAAACTTTGTCCCTGGAGGAGAGAGAGTTCATACAGCCTGTAAGACCTGTCAGTGAAGACTTGGCCACAAAAGATGCGAGGCCAACCTCCCTGTTCCACCAGTTACAGGACAAGATGACCAAAATGGAGGCCAGACTAGAGCATCTGGACTCCTTGCCCACTTCCGACAGTCTCCTCCAGCGCAGCCAGCAGGAGAAGCAGCCAGTTCAGGAGATGTGGCAGCTGATCCAGCTCAGGAGGAAAGTGGAGATGAATGAAGATGGGGTGCATAAG GCTATGGGTGCCTTCCAGGAACTGCTCAGCACCTTCAACGGCCTTAAAGAGACCACCACACAGTTACAGGACAACCTTGGGGCCTTGAAAGGGTTTGTGGCTCAG ATGAATATTAATGACATTGAGCGGAGACTGCAGGAGCTGGAAGGGCAGAGTCGGAACATCCCTGTGATGGCAGATAAACTG GCGGCTGTGTCCAATAGGTTGATGTCCTACCCTGAGTCCTCAGAGGTTCTGACCTGGGGATCCCTCCATGGATCTCTGACTGATCAC CAGAGAGCAGAGTTTGGAATGAGTGAGGAGCAGAAGCAGCGAGAGGCCAAACACATTCTCAGCTCCCTGGGGCAACTCCCTGGCAGACACGAGGGGCTGGAGCTGAAAGTCCAAACACTGGAAGTGGAGCTGAGACGACTGGAGGACGAGATCA GCAATAAGGGGGTCCCGGAGGATTTGTTAGAGCAGCTGCGCAGTCTCCGAGAGGACGTCGACACAATATCCATTGCCAACAAGAAG GGAGCAGATGATTTGTGGGACATGCAGAACTCTCTACGGCAGCTGAACTTGGGTCTCCAACAGCTTCAAAGCAGAACTGACAGTTTGGCGGCAGATCTGGCAGAGACAGCG CTAAGCCGCTCAGACTTGGACTCCATACACAAGAATATGGAAGAACTGTGGCGGACCCTGAAGAAACACCTCAGTGCTGGAGACCAGTATGACCCAGATGGAGCTGCCGGATCCAGGAA GAGGCTTTTTGAGAAAGTGAAGTGTATCTCTTGTGACCGACCTGTCACCATGGCCACCGGACC GCATCTGGTCACAGTTCGGGCAGCCAATCTTGTCCCACGGAATCAGTTGAATGGAGCAGAAATGAGTAGAGAGAGGAACTCCGG GGACCCCGCGGAGGTGGCAGAACCCGAGTTCCAGTACTCATTGCCCCCCCGTCCCCACACAGCCTTCTCCCACCATCCGAAGACGTCTCGTGCCAAGAGCCTGGCCACTGTCCTTACGTACGGAGACCCCGGGCAGGCCTTGTACAAGAAT TGTGAGGTTGATgtgatgggagttgatgggatCATGTACAGGGGGCGGCTGGACAGGACTCTGCCTTCTTACCCCCCAGAGAGAGACCCCTCAG GTGTGAGGAGCCCCCAGCCTCCTGGCCGAATGGAAAGATCTCGCTCGGCGACACCGTTGCACCGACACTCTGGCCACTCCCACGACTCCCCACATGGCAGCAAAA GGCCCCAGAGTCACACAAGTTTCACCCCTCGCTCAGCTTTCCATGTGCCAACAGTGCCCCCCAGCGACACCCCCAACCCCCTGCAACTCTCCGACTCCTGA
- the LOC108704211 gene encoding uncharacterized protein C16orf96 homolog isoform X1 produces the protein MSGSVSFRELVNLAIGSPELGAVNFNALHSLLHGLLDHLQLGDKRKTLSLEEREFIQPVRPVSEDLATKDARPTSLFHQLQDKMTKMEARLEHLDSLPTSDSLLQRSQQEKQPVQEMWQLIQLRRKVEMNEDGVHKAMGAFQELLSTFNGLKETTTQLQDNLGALKGFVAQMNINDIERRLQELEGQSRNIPVMADKLAAVSNRLMSYPESSEVLTWGSLHGSLTDHQRAEFGMSEEQKQREAKHILSSLGQLPGRHEGLELKVQTLEVELRRLEDEISNKGVPEDLLEQLRSLREDVDTISIANKKGADDLWDMQNSLRQLNLGLQQLQSRTDSLAADLAETATLQGQISELDRKKLDREELTIELSTKADKRALEAKVSQSQLEAAVNQVSSVLEDLIKKLSVQEAEWQGMMEKLLAGLEAKLSRSDLDSIHKNMEELWRTLKKHLSAGDQYDPDGAAGSRKRLFEKVKCISCDRPVTMATGPHLVTVRAANLVPRNQLNGAEMSRERNSGDPAEVAEPEFQYSLPPRPHTAFSHHPKTSRAKSLATVLTYGDPGQALYKNCEVDVMGVDGIMYRGRLDRTLPSYPPERDPSGVRSPQPPGRMERSRSATPLHRHSGHSHDSPHGSKRPQSHTSFTPRSAFHVPTVPPSDTPNPLQLSDS, from the exons ATGTCTGGCTCTGTGAGCTTCAGGGAGTTGGTTAATCTGGCCATAGGGTCTCCTGAGCTTGGAGCAGTAAATTTCAATGCCCTCCACTCGCTGCTCCATGGACTTCTGGATCATCTGCAGCTGGGAGACAAGAGGAAAACTTTGTCCCTGGAGGAGAGAGAGTTCATACAGCCTGTAAGACCTGTCAGTGAAGACTTGGCCACAAAAGATGCGAGGCCAACCTCCCTGTTCCACCAGTTACAGGACAAGATGACCAAAATGGAGGCCAGACTAGAGCATCTGGACTCCTTGCCCACTTCCGACAGTCTCCTCCAGCGCAGCCAGCAGGAGAAGCAGCCAGTTCAGGAGATGTGGCAGCTGATCCAGCTCAGGAGGAAAGTGGAGATGAATGAAGATGGGGTGCATAAG GCTATGGGTGCCTTCCAGGAACTGCTCAGCACCTTCAACGGCCTTAAAGAGACCACCACACAGTTACAGGACAACCTTGGGGCCTTGAAAGGGTTTGTGGCTCAG ATGAATATTAATGACATTGAGCGGAGACTGCAGGAGCTGGAAGGGCAGAGTCGGAACATCCCTGTGATGGCAGATAAACTG GCGGCTGTGTCCAATAGGTTGATGTCCTACCCTGAGTCCTCAGAGGTTCTGACCTGGGGATCCCTCCATGGATCTCTGACTGATCAC CAGAGAGCAGAGTTTGGAATGAGTGAGGAGCAGAAGCAGCGAGAGGCCAAACACATTCTCAGCTCCCTGGGGCAACTCCCTGGCAGACACGAGGGGCTGGAGCTGAAAGTCCAAACACTGGAAGTGGAGCTGAGACGACTGGAGGACGAGATCA GCAATAAGGGGGTCCCGGAGGATTTGTTAGAGCAGCTGCGCAGTCTCCGAGAGGACGTCGACACAATATCCATTGCCAACAAGAAG GGAGCAGATGATTTGTGGGACATGCAGAACTCTCTACGGCAGCTGAACTTGGGTCTCCAACAGCTTCAAAGCAGAACTGACAGTTTGGCGGCAGATCTGGCAGAGACAGCG ACCCTGCAGGGACAGATTAGTGAGCTGGACAGGAAGAAGTTGGACCGGGAGGAACTGACCATAGAGCTCAGCACG AAAGCAGATAAACGGGCCCTGGAGGCCAAagtcagccaatcacagctgGAGGCTGCAGTAAATCAGGTCAGTTCAGTTCTGGAGGATTTAATCAAGAAGCTTTCAGTGCAGGAGGCAGAGTGGCAAGGAATGATGGAGAAGCTGTTGGCAGGCCTGGAGGCAAAG CTAAGCCGCTCAGACTTGGACTCCATACACAAGAATATGGAAGAACTGTGGCGGACCCTGAAGAAACACCTCAGTGCTGGAGACCAGTATGACCCAGATGGAGCTGCCGGATCCAGGAA GAGGCTTTTTGAGAAAGTGAAGTGTATCTCTTGTGACCGACCTGTCACCATGGCCACCGGACC GCATCTGGTCACAGTTCGGGCAGCCAATCTTGTCCCACGGAATCAGTTGAATGGAGCAGAAATGAGTAGAGAGAGGAACTCCGG GGACCCCGCGGAGGTGGCAGAACCCGAGTTCCAGTACTCATTGCCCCCCCGTCCCCACACAGCCTTCTCCCACCATCCGAAGACGTCTCGTGCCAAGAGCCTGGCCACTGTCCTTACGTACGGAGACCCCGGGCAGGCCTTGTACAAGAAT TGTGAGGTTGATgtgatgggagttgatgggatCATGTACAGGGGGCGGCTGGACAGGACTCTGCCTTCTTACCCCCCAGAGAGAGACCCCTCAG GTGTGAGGAGCCCCCAGCCTCCTGGCCGAATGGAAAGATCTCGCTCGGCGACACCGTTGCACCGACACTCTGGCCACTCCCACGACTCCCCACATGGCAGCAAAA GGCCCCAGAGTCACACAAGTTTCACCCCTCGCTCAGCTTTCCATGTGCCAACAGTGCCCCCCAGCGACACCCCCAACCCCCTGCAACTCTCCGACTCCTGA
- the LOC108704211 gene encoding uncharacterized protein C16orf96 homolog isoform X2, which produces MSGSVSFRELVNLAIGSPELGAVNFNALHSLLHGLLDHLQLGDKRKTLSLEEREFIQPVRPVSEDLATKDARPTSLFHQLQDKMTKMEARLEHLDSLPTSDSLLQRSQQEKQPVQEMWQLIQLRRKVEMNEDGVHKAMGAFQELLSTFNGLKETTTQLQDNLGALKGFVAQMNINDIERRLQELEGQSRNIPVMADKLAAVSNRLMSYPESSEVLTWGSLHGSLTDHRAEFGMSEEQKQREAKHILSSLGQLPGRHEGLELKVQTLEVELRRLEDEISNKGVPEDLLEQLRSLREDVDTISIANKKGADDLWDMQNSLRQLNLGLQQLQSRTDSLAADLAETATLQGQISELDRKKLDREELTIELSTKADKRALEAKVSQSQLEAAVNQVSSVLEDLIKKLSVQEAEWQGMMEKLLAGLEAKLSRSDLDSIHKNMEELWRTLKKHLSAGDQYDPDGAAGSRKRLFEKVKCISCDRPVTMATGPHLVTVRAANLVPRNQLNGAEMSRERNSGDPAEVAEPEFQYSLPPRPHTAFSHHPKTSRAKSLATVLTYGDPGQALYKNCEVDVMGVDGIMYRGRLDRTLPSYPPERDPSGVRSPQPPGRMERSRSATPLHRHSGHSHDSPHGSKRPQSHTSFTPRSAFHVPTVPPSDTPNPLQLSDS; this is translated from the exons ATGTCTGGCTCTGTGAGCTTCAGGGAGTTGGTTAATCTGGCCATAGGGTCTCCTGAGCTTGGAGCAGTAAATTTCAATGCCCTCCACTCGCTGCTCCATGGACTTCTGGATCATCTGCAGCTGGGAGACAAGAGGAAAACTTTGTCCCTGGAGGAGAGAGAGTTCATACAGCCTGTAAGACCTGTCAGTGAAGACTTGGCCACAAAAGATGCGAGGCCAACCTCCCTGTTCCACCAGTTACAGGACAAGATGACCAAAATGGAGGCCAGACTAGAGCATCTGGACTCCTTGCCCACTTCCGACAGTCTCCTCCAGCGCAGCCAGCAGGAGAAGCAGCCAGTTCAGGAGATGTGGCAGCTGATCCAGCTCAGGAGGAAAGTGGAGATGAATGAAGATGGGGTGCATAAG GCTATGGGTGCCTTCCAGGAACTGCTCAGCACCTTCAACGGCCTTAAAGAGACCACCACACAGTTACAGGACAACCTTGGGGCCTTGAAAGGGTTTGTGGCTCAG ATGAATATTAATGACATTGAGCGGAGACTGCAGGAGCTGGAAGGGCAGAGTCGGAACATCCCTGTGATGGCAGATAAACTG GCGGCTGTGTCCAATAGGTTGATGTCCTACCCTGAGTCCTCAGAGGTTCTGACCTGGGGATCCCTCCATGGATCTCTGACTGATCAC AGAGCAGAGTTTGGAATGAGTGAGGAGCAGAAGCAGCGAGAGGCCAAACACATTCTCAGCTCCCTGGGGCAACTCCCTGGCAGACACGAGGGGCTGGAGCTGAAAGTCCAAACACTGGAAGTGGAGCTGAGACGACTGGAGGACGAGATCA GCAATAAGGGGGTCCCGGAGGATTTGTTAGAGCAGCTGCGCAGTCTCCGAGAGGACGTCGACACAATATCCATTGCCAACAAGAAG GGAGCAGATGATTTGTGGGACATGCAGAACTCTCTACGGCAGCTGAACTTGGGTCTCCAACAGCTTCAAAGCAGAACTGACAGTTTGGCGGCAGATCTGGCAGAGACAGCG ACCCTGCAGGGACAGATTAGTGAGCTGGACAGGAAGAAGTTGGACCGGGAGGAACTGACCATAGAGCTCAGCACG AAAGCAGATAAACGGGCCCTGGAGGCCAAagtcagccaatcacagctgGAGGCTGCAGTAAATCAGGTCAGTTCAGTTCTGGAGGATTTAATCAAGAAGCTTTCAGTGCAGGAGGCAGAGTGGCAAGGAATGATGGAGAAGCTGTTGGCAGGCCTGGAGGCAAAG CTAAGCCGCTCAGACTTGGACTCCATACACAAGAATATGGAAGAACTGTGGCGGACCCTGAAGAAACACCTCAGTGCTGGAGACCAGTATGACCCAGATGGAGCTGCCGGATCCAGGAA GAGGCTTTTTGAGAAAGTGAAGTGTATCTCTTGTGACCGACCTGTCACCATGGCCACCGGACC GCATCTGGTCACAGTTCGGGCAGCCAATCTTGTCCCACGGAATCAGTTGAATGGAGCAGAAATGAGTAGAGAGAGGAACTCCGG GGACCCCGCGGAGGTGGCAGAACCCGAGTTCCAGTACTCATTGCCCCCCCGTCCCCACACAGCCTTCTCCCACCATCCGAAGACGTCTCGTGCCAAGAGCCTGGCCACTGTCCTTACGTACGGAGACCCCGGGCAGGCCTTGTACAAGAAT TGTGAGGTTGATgtgatgggagttgatgggatCATGTACAGGGGGCGGCTGGACAGGACTCTGCCTTCTTACCCCCCAGAGAGAGACCCCTCAG GTGTGAGGAGCCCCCAGCCTCCTGGCCGAATGGAAAGATCTCGCTCGGCGACACCGTTGCACCGACACTCTGGCCACTCCCACGACTCCCCACATGGCAGCAAAA GGCCCCAGAGTCACACAAGTTTCACCCCTCGCTCAGCTTTCCATGTGCCAACAGTGCCCCCCAGCGACACCCCCAACCCCCTGCAACTCTCCGACTCCTGA